From one Triticum aestivum cultivar Chinese Spring chromosome 4B, IWGSC CS RefSeq v2.1, whole genome shotgun sequence genomic stretch:
- the LOC123090300 gene encoding scarecrow-like protein 14, which translates to MLTEEDIVDKFFYHYPDHPKLLQAEQPFAEILANTSPAADQESFADSTSILMPSQGNNTDVMVSGCQVQNVYQPNSMVFPSESSTSMEFFKGMEEANRFLPADNVMVDGRGRKKRPGMDGETEAGLGRSSKQIMVVLHSATALEEEEEEAEATALEMLDRLILNGCEACPSEMQEVVRVTWEDKEDKAARQSISRRGRRGARHTVVTDLETLLVRCAEAVASNDVCGASKLLERIKYHSSPTGDARQRLAHYFAQGLEARLAGTGSRMYRSLMGKRTSAVELIRAYHVHTAASCSIKVGLLFSTHTIYKAVAGRRKLHIVHYGISTGIQWPDLLRLLANREGGPPQVKITGINTPQPGPCPAALMEEAGHRLNNYASQFGVPFEFRAIASKLEDVRAEDLHIDPDEVLVVSSLYEFRTLMDESLTSDMLSPRDMVLNTIRKMRPSVFVSSVVNGPYSAAFFMTRFRHALYYFTALFDVMETTIPRDSDKRLLVERDIFARSAINRIACEGADRVERPQNYKEWQMRNQRAGLRQLPLDPDIVLMLKDEVKNRYHKHFMICEDHRWLLQGWKGRVLYAHSTWAAGDPTGSLV; encoded by the coding sequence ATGCTCACGGAGGAGGACATCGTCGACAAGTTCTTCTACCACTACCCTGACCACCCGAAGCTCCTGCAGGCGGAGCAGCCCTTCGCCGAGATCCTCGCCAACACCTCACCCGCCGCCGACCAGGAGTCCTTTGCCGACTCCACCTCCATCTTGATGCCCAGCCAAGGAAACAACACGGACGTCATGGTCTCCGGGTGCCAGGTACAGAATGTTTACCAGCCCAATAGTATGGTGTTTCCCAGCGAGAGCAGCACCAGCATGGAATTCTTCAAAGGCATGGAGGAGGCCAACAGGTTCTTGCCCGCAGACAATGTGATGGTGGATGGTAGGGGGCGTAAGAAGAGACCTGGCATGGATGGTGAGACGGAGGCAGGCTTGGGCAGGAGCAGCAAGCAAATAATGGTGGTGCTGCATAGTGCCActgccttggaggaggaggaggaggaggcggaagccaCCGCGTTGGAGATGTTGGACCGGCTCATCCTCAACGGCTGCGAAGCGTGCCCGAGCGAGATGCAGGAGGTAGTACGTGTCACCTGGGAAGACAAGGAGGACAAGGCAGCACGGCAGAGCATCTCCAGGCGTGGGAGGCGCGGGGCGAGGCACACGGTGGTGACTGACCTAGAGACTCTGCTGGTCCGCTGTGCAGAAGCAGTGGCCAGCAACGACGTGTGCGGCGCGAGCAAGCTGCTGGAGCGGATCAAGTATCACTCATCGCCGACAGGGGACGCCAGGCAGCGGCTGGCGCACTACTTCGCCCAGGGGCTGGAGGCACGGCTGGCTGGCACGGGGAGCCGAATGTACCGATCGCTCATGGGGAAGCGCACCTCAGCCGTGGAGCTCATCAGGGCCTACCATGTGCACACGGCCGCGAGCTGTTCGATCAAGGTGGGGTTGCTCTTCTCCACCCACACCATCTACAAGGCCGTTGCAGGGAGGAGGAAACTGCACATTGTGCACTACGGCATCAGCACCGGGATTCAGTGGCCGGACTTGCTCCGGTTACTGGCGAATAGGGAGGGTGGGCCACCACAAGTGAAGATCACCGGCATCAACACCCCTCAGCCCGGGCCCTGTCCGGCTGCTCTAATGGAGGAGGCAGGGCACCGGCTCAACAATTACGCGAGCCAGTTCGGCGTGCCATTCGAGTTCCGCGCCATCGCATCCAAGCTTGAGGATGTCCGGGCTGAGGACCTGCACATCGATCCAGATGAGGTCCTGGTGGTGAGCAGCCTATACGAGTTCAGGACCTTGATGGACGAGAGCCTCACCTCTGACATGCTAAGCCCAAGGGACATGGTACTCAACACTATCAGGAAGATGAGGCCGTCTGTGTTCGTCAGTTCCGTCGTCAATGGACCATACAGCGCGGCCTTCTTTATGACGCGGTTCCGCCATGCGCTCTACTACTTCACGGCGTTGTTCGATGTCATGGAGACCACCATTCCACGGGACAGCGACAAGAGACTTCTGGTGGAGCGGGACATATTTGCACGGTCCGCCATAAACAGGATCGCATGCGAAGGCGCAGACCGGGTGGAGCGCCCTCAGAACTACAAGGAGTGGCAGATGCGGAACCAGCGAGCGGGGCTAAGGCAGCTGCCATTGGACCCTGATATCGTTCTGATGCTCAAGGACGAAGTGAAGAATCGGTACCACAAGCATTTCATGATCTGCGAGGATCACCGGTGGCTTCTGCAAGGATGGAAAGGCCGGGTGCTCTATGCCCACTCCACATGGGCAGCGGGTGATCCTACTGGTTCTCTAGTGTGA